A region from the Acyrthosiphon pisum isolate AL4f chromosome A1, pea_aphid_22Mar2018_4r6ur, whole genome shotgun sequence genome encodes:
- the LOC100163857 gene encoding probable ATP-dependent RNA helicase Dbp73D yields the protein MDSTTPSSEFTLIDTHGFKKNKKVKRVLPDWLAKPTVVSVDLKHLEVPIDGIPELDPALVQKLKNKGCTHFFPVQNQLVPWIIKTQKHWDYRWLRDLCISAPTGSGKTLSYVLPIIQTLKTFSRHQLRALIVLPTKDLAVQVYKVFLYYIKNAFDLRVLLLESKNMTLEKEKERIVQYDSSIGWIDLVDIIVTTPGRLVDHLYYTEGFSLKNLRFLVLDEADSFTNILQNEWLHKVNDSLAYNGPTKCTLNTLNDSPQRTQRLLFSATLTQDPEKLKFLKLFEPKLFTSIIKRKNTQLPTDTTGTDEPVRGDFVGKYTTPKELKEYMVLCPEENKPLTLYHLIRSKGLKRVICFVKSKIEVHRLTRLLCKLSEFDTNNSPLRVNEISSDVTQKAHSGYIKQFSNGKIDVLICTDSLARGIDIELISCVILYNVPKYPKNYIHRIGRTARAGHKGKAITFVTPEHKELFENVLNSAGKTSLKNMKVDISDLEQYEQMYIDALKAIKTESTQKPKTVSKRRLKKKKQLKK from the exons atggaCTCCACGACACCATCATCGGAATTCACGTTAATAGACACGCATGGgttcaagaaaaataaaaag gtaaaacGAGTTCTACCAGACTGGCTCGCAAAACCTACGGTTGTATCGGTTGATTTAAAACACCTAGAAGTGCCCATTGATGGCATTCCAGAGTTGGACCCCGCTTTAGTTcagaaactgaaaaataaaggatgtacacattttttccctg TTCAAAATCAACTAGTACCATGGATAATTAAGACACAAAAACATTGGGACTACAGATGGCTCAGAGACTTATGTATTTCAGCACCAACTGGCAGTGGAAAAACTCTCTCCTACGTTCTTCCTATAATACAG acgTTAAAGACATTCTCTAGACATCAACTCCGTGCTCTCATTGTATTGCCAACTAAAGACTTAGCTGTACAAGTATACaaagtgtttttatattatattaaaaatgcatttgatTTGAGAGTGCTTCTTTTGGAATCCAAAAACATGACtctagaaaaagaaaaagaaaggATCGTACAATATG atagCAGCATTGGATGGATAGACCTTGTAGATATCATAGTGACCACTCCAGGACGGTTGGttgatcatttatattatactgaaggATTTTCTCTGAAAAATCTTAGATTTCTTGTCTTGGATGAAGCTGACAGTTTtaccaatattttgcaaaatgAATGGCTACATAAAGTTAATGATAGCTTAG caTATAATGGACCTACAAAATGTACTTTAAACACATTAAACGATTCGCCACAAAGAACACagagattattattttcagcAACACTTACTCAAGATCCTGAAAAATTAAAGTTTCTTAAACTCTTTGAACCTAAATTATtcacatcaattataaaaagaaaaaatacacaatTGCCTACAg atacaACTGGTACTGATGAACCTGTACGAGGCGACTTTGTAGGAAAATACACAACACCTAAAGAACTTAAAGAATACATGGTGTTGTGTCCAGAAGAAAATAAACCTCTAACACTGTATCATTTGATAAGAAGTAAAGGCCTAAAAAGGGTGATTTGTTTTGTCAAATCAAAAATAGAAGTGCATCGTTTAACTAGACTTTTATGCAAGCTCAGTGAATTTGATACAAATAACTCGCCATTAAGAGTTAACGAAATTTCTTCTGATGTAACTCAAAAAGCTCATTCTggttatattaaacaattttcaaatggaaaaattgaTGT attgaTTTGTACAGATTCATTAGCTCGAGGCATTGATATTGAACTGATATCTTGTGTCATTTTATACAACGTaccaaaatatccaaaaaaCTACATACATAGAATTGGTAGAACAGCGCGTGCTGGCCATAAAGGGAAAGCTATTACATTTGTCACTCCAGAACat AAAGaactatttgaaaatgttttaaactctGCGGGTAAGActagtttgaaaaatatgaaagtcGACATTTCTGACTTGGAACAATATGAACAAATGTATATAGATGCGTTAAAAGCTATAAAAACTGAATCAACT CAAAAACCAAAAACTGTTAGCAAAAGAAGATTGAAGAagaaaaaacaacttaaaaagtaa
- the Tango11 gene encoding transport and golgi organization — MDDHHVYDTNFTEEINNKMQVPKSIRVNGDVSNFRSTNYYSDDNSRFGDNFDMRVPEKIILIGNNQHQGSSSKPREFAIDDLIIPQPPAEEFIRVQTPPQKITMSRHYFPSVLDDFEQKSTSVEQNEESIPNNTEPVINAVQINPNMSFFNASISEPMTISEELAHLRQQMGRVSRRVIELEHTASLPFYVREKKLIVTLVCSYVVFKFASWLTRR, encoded by the exons ATGGACGACCACCACGTTTATGATACAAACTTCACCGAAGAGATTAACAACAAGATGCAAGTGCCAAAGAGTATTCGGGTGAATGGAGATGTTTCTAATTTTCGTTCGACAAACTACTACTCCGACGATAACAGCCGATTTGGTGACAATTTTGATATGAGGGTTCcagaaaaaattattcttatag GCAATAATCAGCATCAAGGATCTTCATCAAAACCAAGAGAATTCGCCATTGATGATTTGATCATTCCTCAGCCACCAGCTGAAGAATTTATTCGTGTTCag acTCCACCACAAAAAATCACCATGTCAAGACATTATTTCCCCTCTGTGTTAGATGACTTTGAACAGAAATCAACATCTGTTGAACAAAACGAAGAATCGATTCCGAACAATACTGAACCAGTGATTAATGCAGTGCAAATTAACCCcaa tatgagCTTCTTCAACGCAAGCATTAGTGAACCAATGACAATATCCGAAGAATTAGCTCACTTGCGCCAACAGATGGGTCGTGTGTCACGCCGAGTTATTGAATTAGAACATACAGCTTCTCTGCCTTTTTATGTCAGAGAGAAAAAGTTAATTGTCACATTGGTATGCAGTTATGtggtttttaaatttgcatCATGGTTGACTAGACGTTAG